The uncultured Fibrobacter sp. genome contains a region encoding:
- a CDS encoding phosphatase PAP2 family protein, with protein sequence MTRLLTKFRTHFTLVLFTAFAGFAHAETPAIDSTSADSAAVDTAPKLSPFDHLGHNMLLSAFGWPLGFHMLGGALTYKFSMENNDLMVARFAARQDQLTYGIAFTPGMMMGTFFPILVPGYMYFFSDNRALNNTGAVAVQATAVAFLYNNILKAISAREHPDAELNSGERSRDFKWGFFRRGVFYGWPSGHSMTNAAMAMSIASYNRDKPLVVAGCALYAGYIATSMVLGAKGEAHWFSDAVAGTLMGASIGWYIGSVFYKEKVGEKQTPPKVTIAPLFFDDTKGAVLSVRI encoded by the coding sequence ATGACGCGTTTGCTGACGAAATTCAGAACACATTTTACGCTTGTGCTGTTCACTGCATTTGCCGGTTTCGCACATGCTGAAACGCCCGCGATTGATTCGACAAGCGCGGACTCCGCCGCCGTCGATACCGCGCCAAAGCTTTCCCCGTTCGATCACCTGGGTCATAACATGCTGCTGAGTGCGTTCGGCTGGCCGCTCGGATTCCACATGCTCGGCGGAGCGCTTACGTACAAGTTTTCGATGGAAAATAACGACTTGATGGTGGCCCGTTTTGCGGCACGTCAGGATCAACTCACGTACGGCATCGCGTTCACTCCCGGCATGATGATGGGGACGTTCTTCCCGATTCTTGTTCCGGGATACATGTATTTTTTCAGCGACAACCGCGCGCTGAACAACACCGGCGCCGTCGCCGTGCAGGCTACCGCCGTGGCGTTCCTCTACAACAACATCCTCAAGGCGATTTCGGCTCGCGAGCACCCTGACGCGGAACTCAACAGCGGCGAGCGTTCCCGCGATTTCAAGTGGGGATTTTTTAGGCGCGGAGTATTTTACGGCTGGCCCTCGGGGCATTCCATGACCAACGCGGCCATGGCCATGAGCATCGCAAGCTACAACCGCGACAAGCCTCTCGTCGTGGCGGGCTGCGCCCTGTATGCGGGCTACATCGCGACAAGCATGGTGCTCGGCGCAAAAGGCGAAGCCCACTGGTTCTCCGACGCCGTCGCAGGAACCCTGATGGGAGCCTCCATCGGCTGGTACATCGGCAGCGTGTTCTATAAGGAAAAGGTCGGCGAAAAGCAGACCCCGCCCAAGGTCACCATCGCCCCGCTATTCTTTGACGACACCAAAGGCGCCGTGCTCAGCGTGAGAATATAA
- a CDS encoding cyclophilin-like fold protein, with the protein MKLKIYVNDTTFTATLEENSSAKAFAEFLAQGDMTLDMHDYGSFEKVADLPRSFPRNDKQIDTDAGDIILYQGNAITIYYDKNSWNFTRLARIDNVNKKRLQQILGKGNVKATFSVE; encoded by the coding sequence GTGAAACTTAAAATCTATGTGAACGATACCACCTTCACGGCGACGCTCGAAGAAAATTCCTCGGCCAAGGCTTTCGCCGAATTCCTCGCGCAGGGCGACATGACGCTCGACATGCACGATTACGGCAGTTTCGAGAAGGTGGCCGACCTGCCGCGCAGTTTTCCGCGTAACGACAAGCAAATCGACACCGACGCAGGCGACATCATCCTTTACCAGGGCAATGCCATCACCATTTACTACGACAAGAATTCCTGGAACTTCACGCGCCTGGCCCGCATCGACAACGTGAACAAGAAACGCCTCCAGCAGATCCTCGGCAAAGGGAACGTGAAGGCTACATTCTCTGTGGAATAA
- a CDS encoding alpha/beta hydrolase gives MKSKFFKAALAVVSACTLMACTPEKENNAAQDAAKTAAPATEAAQQTKDENMNKLTLTAEWDKVFPKSDKVEHSKVTFKNHFGIELAADMFVPKDTSLKVNGKFPAIAVSGPFGAVKEQSSGLYAHQMAERGFLTIAFDPSFTGESGGEPRYMNSPDINTEDFMASVDFLSTRDNVDPERIGIIGICGWGGMAINAAGIDTRVKATVASTMYDMSRVSANGYFDAANNADARNEARKALMAQRTKDFKNGTYDLAGGVMDPLPDDAPYFVKDYYAYYKTPRGYHKRSLNSNKGWAASAGTSLMNTKLLAYADEIRNPVLIIHGEKAHSRYFGEGAFEKMTGKKANVPAKLDATKNWSKTVGNKELLVIPGASHVDLYDNLEKIPFEKLNEFFKANLK, from the coding sequence ATGAAATCCAAATTCTTTAAAGCGGCGCTCGCCGTGGTTTCCGCATGCACCCTGATGGCATGTACCCCCGAAAAAGAAAACAACGCCGCACAGGATGCGGCCAAAACCGCCGCACCGGCAACAGAAGCCGCGCAACAGACAAAGGACGAAAATATGAACAAGCTCACGCTCACCGCCGAATGGGACAAGGTATTCCCCAAGAGCGACAAGGTCGAACATTCCAAGGTCACTTTCAAGAATCATTTTGGCATTGAACTCGCCGCCGACATGTTCGTGCCCAAGGACACGAGCCTCAAGGTGAACGGCAAGTTCCCGGCGATTGCAGTATCCGGCCCGTTCGGCGCCGTCAAGGAACAGTCCAGCGGCCTTTACGCCCACCAGATGGCGGAACGCGGATTCCTGACCATCGCATTCGACCCGAGCTTCACCGGCGAATCGGGCGGCGAGCCGCGCTACATGAACAGCCCGGACATCAACACCGAAGACTTCATGGCGTCCGTGGACTTCCTCTCGACCCGCGACAACGTTGACCCGGAACGCATCGGCATCATCGGCATTTGCGGCTGGGGCGGCATGGCGATTAACGCCGCCGGCATCGACACCCGCGTAAAGGCGACGGTTGCCTCGACCATGTACGACATGAGCCGCGTATCCGCAAACGGCTACTTCGATGCGGCAAACAACGCCGACGCCCGCAACGAGGCCCGCAAGGCATTGATGGCCCAGCGCACCAAGGATTTCAAGAACGGCACGTACGACCTGGCCGGCGGTGTCATGGACCCGCTCCCGGACGACGCTCCTTACTTTGTCAAGGATTACTACGCCTACTACAAGACCCCGCGCGGCTACCACAAGCGCTCCCTCAACAGCAACAAGGGCTGGGCCGCTTCCGCAGGCACCTCGCTCATGAACACCAAGCTCCTCGCGTACGCCGACGAAATCCGTAACCCGGTGCTCATCATCCACGGCGAAAAGGCCCACAGCCGCTACTTCGGCGAAGGCGCATTCGAAAAGATGACCGGCAAGAAGGCGAACGTCCCCGCAAAACTCGACGCCACCAAGAACTGGAGCAAGACCGTCGGCAACAAGGAACTCCTCGTCATCCCCGGAGCCTCCCACGTGGACCTCTACGACAACCTGGAAAAAATCCCCTTCGAAAAGCTGAACGAATTCTTCAAGGCGAATTTGAAGTAA
- a CDS encoding flavodoxin family protein → MKNVLVISSSLRTKSNSEAMAQEFAKGAAEAGNKVEVVSLRGKKIAFCTGCLACQKKGKCVINDDANAITEKMKKAEVIVFATPIYYYEMSGQLKTMLDRANSLYTSDFKFREIYLLASAADTDKKAMNIAKRGISGWIACFDGVKFKGGICATGAENPGDVKERTAFLKKVFAMGKSA, encoded by the coding sequence ATGAAAAACGTTCTAGTGATTTCGAGCAGTTTGCGTACTAAGAGCAATTCCGAGGCGATGGCGCAGGAATTTGCGAAGGGTGCCGCCGAGGCTGGCAACAAGGTGGAAGTCGTTTCGCTGCGGGGCAAGAAGATTGCTTTCTGCACGGGTTGCCTTGCCTGCCAGAAGAAGGGCAAGTGCGTCATCAATGACGATGCAAACGCCATCACCGAGAAAATGAAGAAGGCCGAAGTCATTGTATTTGCGACGCCGATTTACTATTACGAGATGAGCGGTCAGCTCAAGACGATGCTCGATCGCGCCAATTCCCTTTATACGAGCGATTTCAAGTTCCGCGAGATTTACCTGCTCGCTTCCGCTGCCGATACCGACAAGAAGGCGATGAACATCGCAAAGCGCGGTATCAGCGGGTGGATCGCATGCTTTGATGGAGTAAAATTCAAAGGCGGCATCTGTGCCACCGGTGCCGAGAATCCCGGCGATGTCAAGGAACGAACGGCGTTTTTGAAAAAAGTTTTTGCCATGGGCAAGAGTGCTTAA
- a CDS encoding GNAT family N-acetyltransferase, which yields MPTTFELRPVEDSDLSSFKAYAQEAFQKGFEEHFGKSEQTILPERDIDASLSAKGAIAYKAVLDGEMVGGAIVNIDNATGVNHLDFLFVRHGTQGKGVGKKIWFEIEKFHPETKVWRTCTPYFERRNIHFYVNVCGFRIVEFFNEKHPMPDSPEDFIGDGNEGMFEFEKTCSH from the coding sequence ATGCCAACCACTTTCGAATTACGCCCCGTTGAAGATTCCGATTTATCTTCGTTCAAGGCTTATGCACAAGAGGCCTTTCAGAAAGGCTTCGAGGAACATTTTGGTAAATCGGAGCAGACCATTTTGCCCGAAAGGGACATCGACGCATCGTTATCGGCAAAGGGCGCAATCGCCTACAAAGCCGTACTGGACGGGGAAATGGTCGGCGGAGCAATCGTCAATATAGACAACGCAACAGGCGTCAATCATCTAGACTTTTTATTCGTGCGACACGGAACGCAAGGCAAAGGCGTCGGGAAAAAAATCTGGTTCGAAATTGAAAAGTTCCACCCTGAGACAAAAGTCTGGAGAACCTGTACGCCGTATTTTGAACGCCGCAACATCCATTTCTACGTGAACGTCTGCGGTTTCCGCATTGTCGAATTTTTCAACGAGAAGCACCCTATGCCCGACAGCCCCGAAGATTTTATCGGTGACGGAAACGAAGGAATGTTCGAATTCGAAAAGACATGTTCTCACTAA